The proteins below are encoded in one region of Caulobacter henricii:
- a CDS encoding division plane positioning ATPase MipZ, producing the protein MADTRVIVVGNEKGGAGKSTIAVHLVTALLYGGARVAVIDLDLRQCTSMRFFENRRAWLEDKKLNLPEPLQLRLSDDDVALAAAPESEQVERFEAVFARALEEADFVLIDTPGGDTAISRIAHGRADLIVTPMNDSFVDFDMLGHVDPVTMELTSPSLYSESVWEARKARALSGQRKALDWVVLRNRLATTEARNRKRLEDRLAALAKRVGFRMGPGLRDRVIYRELFPFGLTIADLSPQVRPVPVSLQHLAARQELRALMHSLGLSAYSGETLLAAQ; encoded by the coding sequence ATGGCTGATACGCGCGTGATCGTGGTCGGTAACGAAAAGGGCGGGGCGGGCAAGTCCACCATCGCCGTGCACCTCGTGACGGCCCTGCTCTATGGCGGCGCCAGGGTGGCGGTGATCGACCTGGACCTGCGTCAGTGCACCTCCATGCGCTTCTTCGAGAACCGCCGGGCCTGGCTGGAAGACAAGAAGCTGAACCTGCCCGAGCCCCTGCAGTTGCGCCTCAGCGATGACGACGTCGCCCTGGCCGCCGCTCCGGAAAGCGAGCAGGTCGAGCGCTTTGAAGCCGTGTTCGCCCGCGCGCTCGAAGAGGCCGACTTCGTCCTGATCGACACCCCCGGTGGCGACACCGCCATTTCCCGCATCGCCCATGGCCGGGCCGACCTGATCGTCACCCCGATGAATGACAGCTTTGTCGACTTCGACATGCTGGGCCATGTCGACCCCGTGACCATGGAACTGACCTCGCCCAGCCTCTATTCAGAGTCCGTCTGGGAGGCCCGCAAGGCGCGGGCCCTGAGCGGACAGCGCAAGGCGCTCGACTGGGTCGTGCTGCGGAACCGCCTGGCCACCACCGAGGCCCGCAATCGCAAGCGCCTAGAAGACCGTCTGGCCGCCCTGGCCAAGCGGGTCGGCTTCCGCATGGGGCCTGGCCTGCGCGACCGCGTCATCTATCGCGAACTGTTCCCCTTCGGCCTGACCATCGCGGACCTGTCGCCCCAGGTTCGCCCGGTGCCGGTGTCGCTCCAGCACCTGGCCGCGCGCCAGGAACTGCGGGCCTTGATGCATTCGCTTGGTCTTTCGGCCTATTCCGGGGAAACTCTGCTCGCTGCCCAGTAG
- a CDS encoding J domain-containing protein — translation MIYLLLGGLVLALVFWGGRKPFLKGDGWRIGAGVAALVAFAGAAYTTIRGGWGTGIVLGVIGLWTASEARRRPATGKAPAPAVSGPSLTEARSILGVGPEATAEEIRSAHARLIRLAHPDKGGTTGLAAQLNAARDRLLQR, via the coding sequence ATGATCTATCTGCTGCTTGGCGGCCTGGTACTGGCCCTGGTGTTCTGGGGTGGACGCAAACCCTTCCTGAAGGGTGACGGCTGGCGGATTGGTGCCGGGGTCGCGGCCCTGGTGGCCTTTGCGGGTGCGGCCTACACAACGATTCGCGGCGGCTGGGGCACCGGCATTGTGCTGGGCGTCATTGGCCTGTGGACCGCCTCGGAGGCGCGCCGCCGCCCCGCCACCGGCAAGGCACCAGCCCCGGCGGTCAGCGGGCCCAGCCTGACCGAGGCCCGCTCGATCCTGGGGGTCGGTCCGGAGGCGACCGCCGAGGAGATCCGCTCGGCCCATGCCCGCCTGATCCGTCTGGCCCATCCGGACAAGGGCGGCACCACCGGCCTGGCAGCCCAGCTCAACGCCGCGCGAGACAGGCTGCTTCAGCGCTAG